The bacterium genomic interval TCTTCGGTGGTTTATTCAAAAGAATAGCGAATACCGGCTCAATCGAGAAAACACTTTGTGTCTTGCTTGCTTATGATGTGATTATCGTCGGATTAGCTGTTATATGGCTCACTAAGTTTGCTGGTGGAAAAGGTATAAGCCTACGAGCGATTGGATGGCGGACTGATAACTTCTGGAAGGATGTTGCATGGGGTTGCGGAGGATATTTAGCGACAATACCTTTTCTAATCTTAGCTGTTATCATTGCGGCGTTTTTCGATAATGTGCTTCCTTCTAAAGCTAATCCTATTGGGGAAATTGCTGAAATGACGAGCACATTTAGTGGGCGTTTGTTGGTATTAGCAATGGCATCCGTATTTGCTCCTTTGGTGGAGGAAACGTTCTTCCGTGGAGTTTTATTCCCAGCGATATGGCGGCGTACGCGCCGGCTTTGGCTGGCAATATTTGCCTCAGCTTTATTCTTTGCTTTTGTTCATCCTCAATTCCTTTCAGGCGCGCTTGCCATTACAATAATAGGTTCATTCCTTGCGTTATTATACGCAGAACGCCGCTCGCTTATTCCAGGAGCAGTTATGCACGCCATCCATAACACCGTCCTGATGATTTTAATCTTCCTCTTATATTCAAGTTAAAAGGAAACCGCCGATAAAATCGGCGGTTTCTTCTTGGGATAGCGACCATAACTTTGCCTAAATCATCGACCTAAAACCCGAAACTTCATAGGTAAAATTCGTCTCCCTTTGAGGTAAGGACTGATAACTTGATTGGCCCCGGAACTTAATGTATCCTTACACTCTCGAAAGACGATCGGGTAATAGATGTGATTAAGAGCAAAGTCGGTAGCTTGGATTTGCCCGGCAATAGCGCCAGATGGGCAATGATGCATCTTGGAAATCTCCTTTAAATGGATACTTAAAAAACATAAAAAATAAACCTAACAAGTTTATTATACAGGCACGTTGGTGATTTGGCAAGAGCACAATTCTTCATTTTTACGAATACTAGTATTCCTACTAGTATTCGTTTTACTAAGTAGTAATTACCGTGTTGGCTCAGATAATAATTCGTCTAAAAATGCAGCGCTTTTCAAGTCATGACCAAGCAAGTGTCGCCAAAATGAACGAGTAATTCGAGCAATATTGCCGATTTGTAGGATTTCATCCGACGGCCTATCGGATCGAAGAAGGTCTCGTATTTCGGGCAAAGCCTCCAACGGGATACGAAGCGAGTCGCGAGTCTGTGCTCCGCATCGAGCGCAAAGCAACCCTCCGACTGATGGGCTGAAACCTGCCCATAGTCCTGTGGGGACCTTTTCGCATTGAGCGCAGACATCGACCATAGGTTCATAACCAAGATTGCCGATGAGGTGGAACTCACCCCATCGCAGCGCGATTTCAGGATTAGGGGAGTGCTCGAGTTGGGTCAATACAAACTCAGTGAGTTCGAATAGCGCCTCGTTAGGCTCGCCTTCATGGACAAGCGAGTCGAGAAGTTCACACCAATAGAGGGCGAACGATAAGCGTTTTAGGTCCGAGCGAAGTCCCAAATAGGAATGAATAGGAACTACTTGGGTGACAATATCGAATGTCCGACCGACTGCCAGTTGAAATTGGCTCATAGCCAATCCTTCGGTCAAGCTGGCCAGCTTTGCGCCAGGTTTACGGGCACTTCGTGCTATGACTTCAATTTTGCCTTTTTCTCGAGTGATAAGGGTGAGGATTTTATCGGCTTCAGCAAAGTCTTTGCGGCGTAAAACGATGCCGTTCAGAGTATATGTTGGCATTGCATTTCCTCGATTCTTGACTAAAGCTCCAAATCTTTACGGCTGCGGCTTATTTGGACTGAAGCTTTGTCAAGGATAACTTTCGCTGGCGGCAGTCGCTTTCCTACTTTAATTGTAACCGAAGATGCGGTCGTGAAGTGTTTAAATAACGCTTCGACAAGCCGATCGGCAAGACGCTCGAGTAGACGAAAACGTTCATTTGTTCCAATTTCAACCACTAAGCGCGCGACGTCCGAGTAGCTGATTGTATTGTGCAAATCATCAGTTGCGCCCGCATGCCTCAGGTTTGTCTCGATTTCCATATCGACCACAAACCGATGCCCGATCTTCTGCTCCTCATCGGAAACCCCATGAAAAGCATAAAACTCAATCCCCTCGAGAACGATTCGATCATTCATGTCTCTATTTTACTAGTTTTCCGTAATTGATTGTGATGTAGGTGGATAAAGAGATTCGGAAATCATGCTCTAAAGTAAAGTCCGTTTCCTTTCGATACGGTCAGAAGTGCTACAGGTTTGTCTTTGTAGGGGCGAAGCTTGCTGCGCCCTCCGGAGGGCAGAGCAAGCTCAGCCCCTACATTCAAAGACGATGACACTGATTATTAAAAAGGTAATTGTTATTATTCGTTCTGATAGACAGGCGTTTAATTGCGTAATAATACTCATGCGGTAATTTTGGATCATAAAAGCTTTCGCAAGTCATAGCAATAAGCTGAGTTCGGGTACGATAGGGAAATAATGGATAGATATAAATTAGTAATGGCTAGGTATCGGGCGCTTTGGGCGCTATTGGCAATTTTCATATTTACATCAGTCGTGCTTGCAGACGATCTGACTGATATACTAAATAAACATGTGCAGGCGATGGGGGGCATGGCTGCACTTGCTAAAGTTCAGACCATTATAATTCAAGGTAAAGCTGATGTCGGTGGCGTCGTTATGGACTTAGAAGAATACTATCAGGCTCCCGACAAACTTCGTCAGGATGAGACATTTGGTGGGCGCACTTCGATTTTATTGTACGACGGCAAACAAGCCTGGTCTCGGGATTCGAATGGAAAGGTAGTCCGTTTGACTGGCGAAGAAGCAAAGAGCACTCGTACCGAAATCTATGCTTTCGGACTGACCTATATCAGCAACCCATCCAATTGGAAATACATCAAGCATTTGGGTAATGAAATAAGTACCGGCCGGATTATGTTGGAATTCAATCCGCCGGATGGATCCGTTGCAACGTTATTCCTTGATCCTAAAACCTATCTGGCAACCGAAGTCCATCAAAAGCAAGATGGTGATACTATTCGTGTCACCCAGGAAGACTATCGCCAAGTCGATGGTATCCCCTTTGCCTACAAATATCACATCTCAAATGGAAGAACTCAATACGATCAGGTCATTAATGTCGATAAGATTGAATTAAATTCCCCTCTGGACACAAGCCTTTTTGTTAAGCCTGAAGCACAACTGGATTATAAATGGACTAGCGGGCAGAAGTTTGCCGTGTTACCAATCAAGTTCAATGGCAATCATCTATATGCTGCCATCAGTGTGAATGGGAATCCTGTTTACATGCTGGTCGATACTGGCGCCGGCTCATCCGTCATTAGCTCTAAACTTGCAAAGAAGTTGAAGCTGAATTCTGCAGGGAAGTTTGAAGTGAAAGGTGGAGGTGGTTCTTCTACTGGGGGGATTCTGAATGGTGTTAATTTTGAGATAAAGGGGCTGAAGCTGGAGAACCAGTCGGTTCTCGAGATGGAAGTGCCGATGTTGATGGACTTTGAGAAAGAACTAGGCGGTGTCCTCGGATATGATTTTTTAGGGCGTTTTGTGGTGAAGTTCGATTATATAAAGCAGGTCATCACTCTTTACGATCCCGATGCTTACAAGCCAGTCAAAGTGGGACATACAGTGTTCCTCGAATTGGATGGCAGAACTCCGATCATATCAGGATCGCTCGATGGGATGCCTTGCAAACTGCGGATCGATACTGGCTCAGATGGCACGGTCTCGTTCAGTGAGGCTTTTGTTGAAGCTAATAAGCTCAGAAAAAAGTATCCCTATTCAACCTCTTCGGCGGCGGTGGGAACTGGCGGGGCATTCTATGAGACTCTTCATCGGGTGAAGAAATTCAGCCTCGCCGGATACAATATGAATGATTTGCTAGCGACTTTTTCCGCTGATGAAAAAGGGTTTGAAAGTGATGGTGTTCAAGGCAATTTGGGCAACAGCATTATCAGCCAGTTCACGCTGATAATCGACTATCCGCACGAACAGGCCACTTTCATTCCGAATTCTAATTTTGGCAAAAGTGATGACGATGGCTATTTTCTTGGGATTTCTCTTTCTGAAAAAGCCAAGAAGATTGTGATCGATTTAGTTGAGCCTTACACTCCTGCTTTCAAAGCCGGTGTTAAGGTTGGAGATGTTCTGCTTTCTATAAATGGGGTAACCACTAAAAAGCGTTCTGTTGATAAAGTTCAAAAAATGATCGACCATGACAAACAAAAATCCTACACCCTCGTCATTAAGCGTAAAGGCAAGGTGTTAACCCTGAAAATGAAGTCAGCTAAGTATCTCGATAGTTCTATGTAGAGGAGGCTTTCTATGTTGCGTTTAAGAATGAAGTCGCTACTGCTTGTTGGTGTTTTATTACTGCCCATTTTGCAAGTAGGGGCAGCAGAGAAGTTGTTCCGATTTATTGCCTATGGCGATACGCGTGATGGGCACAAGGTTCATCAGGAAATCATTAATCAAATGATTCAACTACATCCCAAGTTCGTGATCAGTACGGGTGATTTAGTAAATGATGGCAGCGAGCCTGCTCTATGGACTAAGTTCGATAAGATCACTGGAGAACTGCGCAAGACAACGCCTTATTATGCTGCGTTGGGCAATCATGATATTGGTGGAGAAGGCTTTGCTACCCGAAAATTGCGGCCTAAGAATTCAGGGACAGAGATGTATTACTCCTTCGATGAGGGGAAATTACATTTCATATGTCTTGATACTCAACAGTCCATAAAGCCAGACAGTAAGCAGTACAAATGGCTGGAATCGGACCTTAAATCGGCGAAATCTCGCGGTAAATTCATAATTCCTTTCTTCCATGTAGCTGTTTACTCTGTAGGGGGTCACGGCAGTTCGTCTTCACTTCAAACCATATTGGTTCCGTTGTATAAAAAATATGGAGTGAAGCTATCCTTCCAGGGGCATGATCACATCTATTATCGAACGCTACGCGAAGGCACAACCTGGGTTGTGACCGGCGGCGGGGGCGCTCCGATTTATCCAATAGACATGACCAAAGCCATCCCCGGCGACATAGGCGCCACAGCCAATCACTTTTGTCAATGCGATGTGTACTCCGATAAAATAGTCGTCACCGTCTATACGCCAACTCTCAAGAAAATTGACGAATTCACGATCCCGTTCACGAATAAGACTGGGAAGTAGAGGTATGAGAACACGTTCAGGGTGATGTCACGTTCGGACGTTTAAAAATAGAATGCGGCGAGACGCTGACACTACGGGGATTTTTGAAAAATATGGTTTGCAGGTAAAGTAGAGGGTATGGAAGAGTATAAGGGTCGGCGAGTCGAAGTTGTGGTTTGGCTAATTTGGGGATGGGGGATGTTTGCGGCGGGCATCTTTGCGATGCTTTGGCAAGCAGGATTATTCCACCGGTATCTGCCACCTCTCGATTTGGGGCGGGGATGGTTGATCTTTCTTCCTGGTCTATTATGTCTTGCCTCTTGCCGAAAAATTGCACAAATGCGCGGTTGCTCTGTAACGGTTACCAATGAGGCACTAGAAATCACTCCCTATCGAGGTAAAACTTTTCGTATAGAACTTGGAGATCCTATAAAGATCGATCACCGCATGATGATTACTTATCTCCCCTACCTTAGCTTCACAATGCCCATTCCTGTGTTTGAAACTGTATTTCGCATCAGCCAGGGCAACAAAGAGTACTTTATTAACCTAGACCGTTGTGAAAATCCCAGAGAACGGGCTTATCAACTTTATAGAACCTTCGTAGTCCAGCAGACTCAATAATCTTATATAGCCTTAAACAGTCTTGTGCCTCCAAGGTATAGTATTAAACGCAAATCAGCTAAATCCAATTAAATTTATGAATACAATTAGAATTCGCGCGCATGCTAAAGTGAACTTGACGCTCGAAGCGCTTCAAAAGCGTTCGGATGGGTATCACGACATCGAAACAGTATTTCAGGCAATTAGCCTATCCGACCGCTTGACGTTTCGAGCGGTTGAGACTTCGGGAGTGGAACTTGTTTCTGAAGACCCAAAGATGCCTAAAGATCAATCGAATCTTATCGTTAAAGCTGCGAATGCTTACTTTGAGGCAAGTGGGATCAATCCTTTTGGAATAGAAGTTAATGTTGTCAAACGAATTCCAATGGAAGCGGGACTAGGGGGCGGTTCAAGTGATGCTGCGGCAACGCTACGGGCACTCAATATGATGGTGGATAAGCCGGTGGATCTTGAAAAGCTCGAGAAGATAGCTTCTACCCTTGGCGCTGATGTGGCCTATTTTCTTCGAGGAGGCACTGTTTTTGCATCAGGAATTGGCGATGATTTGAAAACTCTTTCTGACTTGACCCCGATGCCATTAGTCATTGCGAAACCGGATGAGGGAGTTTCGACTGCCTGGGCCTATGAAATGCTTGACAAAACCCCGAAATCTAATTCGCCAGGAGCTTCAAGAAAATTGGCAGAGGCAATAAATAATATTTCGGCTCTAAGCGATCTTGCGCCTTTGCTTTTTAATGATTTCGAATCGGTCGTGATGGCCGAAAAGCCTGCTATTCAGGCTGTTGCAGAGGCTTTAACAAAGGCAGGAGCTATTCGGACGTTGTTATGCGGCAGCGGATCAGCGGTTTTTGGGTTATTTGAAGTTCCTCATCAAGCTCGAAACACGGCTGCTGTGTTGAGTAAATCAGGCTTATGGGCCACTTACGCATTCACTGCGCCGGCTTTATATACACAAACGGCAGGAGAAGAATTGGAATGAGCGGATTGTCAGCGGTTATTCTTGCGGGAGGATCAACTTCTCCTGAATGGCGTGAGCAAAGTGGTGCGGAGAAGCGTGCTTTGGTTCCTTTTCACGACCGGCCAATTGTGAGCTGGGTTATCGATGCAGTTGTAGCGAGTGGATGTGTCGATACAATCATTGTCGTAGGCAATATTACCGATGACCCAAGAGTGAGATGTGTGCAGGAAGGGAAGTGCTTTCTCGATAGCGTGAAAAATGGAATGGCGGCAGTTACGGATGATTACTTCTTGCAAGTGACGGCTGATATTCCGTTCCTCACTTCTGATGGAGTAAAAGATTTCGTCGATCGTTCGTTGGCTCTAAAGGCTGATGTTTGTTATCCGATAATTTCTAGGTCAGTTTGCGAACAGCAGTTCCCCGATATTAAACGCACTTATGTTAAATTACAAGAAGGATTATTTACAGGCGGTAACCTTGGCTTAGTTAACCGAAGTTATATTGAAGCTCGCATGGGGTATTTGGAAAAAGCGTATGCCGCCAGAAAGAAACCTCTCAAGTTAGCTGCAATGATAGGCTTTGATACGCTTGCTCGATTTATATTAGGTCAGATCATCCCGAGTTTGTTTAGTATAGGATATGCCGAGCGTAAGGTCGGTCGGCTCATCGGCGGTAAATTGAAGGGTGTTATAACGGATTACGCTGAAATCGGGGCTGACATTGACACGCTTGAACACTGGCAACAATTCCAGAAGTTGCCATTTCCTGCGTTCCGAAAGTGACGATGAGGCGTCTGTAAAATAGCGGCCTTTACGAAATATCGGTACTTTTACATGTTTTTGAGCTAGCCAATTCTTTAAAGTTGTTTTAAGGGGGCTAGTGTGAGGTATTGTAAGAGCACTAACTTGCCGTTAGTTTCGCCTGCCCCGTCTGCTTAAACTTCGGGAACTGCGCGGGTAGTATAACCGTCTAAGAGGCTGCACAAGTAATTCGGTGATAAGGAGTCGTGGCTGATGGCAAATTTGGAGGTGAAGGGAGACTTGGACGACCATCTGAAAGAGAATGATCTGGAGGAATTGAAAAAGCTGCGTGAATTTGGCCAATCCCTCCAGGATAAGGTCTCCCAACTCGAAACAGCAAACAAGACGCTCCAGCAGCAGCTTCAATCGCTACAACAAGGCAAAGCTGAAGTCGGTGAGACGCCGACACCTATCAATGAATACGAATCGACGCTTCGCCGCCTTGTTCAACGCGTTGCGATGATTCTGCAGGCAGAAAAAGCGGTCTTTATGCTTTTTGATAGGGAAACAGGCGAGCTTGCTGCAATGCCTCCCGCCTATGGGGTAGATGAGGATGGAATTCGCGCTTTACGCGTAAGAGCAACAAGCGGTGTCTCCGGTCAAGTCTTCCGAGAAGGCGTACCGGTCATCGTCCACGATGCTGTCGGCGACGAAAGAACAGTCAAAGAAAACGTCGTCTATCTTGGCGTACGCAACCTCGTTGCCGTGCCGTTAGTAATAGAGAAGCGCGATGAAGATAATCGCCTTCTTGATAAACAAACAATTGGCGTTTTGCATGTCTTCAATAAGCGACATGGCGGTCAGTTCAACGACGAAGACGTTCGCCTATTAGAGCGCATGTCGCGCAACGCAGCTTCCATTATCGCCAATCTCCAAATCTTCCAGGAAGTCGTAAAAGAGAAGGAAGAGCTTGAGCATACGATTGATAGTCTCTATGCCGGATTGGTATTGATAAACGGCAACGGGCGTGTTGCTCAGATGAACCAATCGGCCCGTAATATCTTCCGAATCGGGCAAGAAGCGATTGGTAAGCTTTATAACGAAGCCTTTAATGATGAGCGGTTTGTTAAACTGATAGAGGATTCAACAAAGCAAGAGGCAGATTCACAAACCGAAATCACTGTTAATGCCGAAGACGGTCACGATCACATCTTTCAGGTGCAAAGCGCTTTAGTAAGAGGTGATCAGGATCGAGTAGTGGGCACTGTGGCGATTCTGAATGATATCACCGAGTTGCGTACTATTGAGCGAATGAAATCGGCATTCGTCGCAACGGTTTCTCACGAACTCCGAACTCCCCTTACCGCTATTAAGGGATTTGTCCAAACTTTATTGATGGATACAGATGGTTCATTCGATGAGACCTCTCGAAGAGAATTCTATGGGATTATTGATAGCGAATGCGACCGACTAACCCGCTTGATTAACGACCTTCTTAACATATCTAGAATTGAAGCCGGCGAAAGCTTGAAGCCGAATTACAAAGAGGTTAATGTTAGGCAGCTTGCTCAGAAAGTGCTTATGATCCAGAATCAAGCAACCCAAAAGCATGCGCTTAAGTTGGATGTACCTGAAGACTTCCCGTTAATTACAGCCGATGAAGATAAGCTGGATCAGGTACTTACTAACCTGATTAATAACTCGATTAAATACTCACCGAATGGCGGTCAGATTACGATTATAGGACGTGTTGAGGGTAACGATATTCTTCTGGCTGTCAAGGATGAGGGAATGGGACTGCCCAAAGACCAGTTGCCAAAGGTCTTTGAGAAGTTCCACCGAGTCGATAATAGGGACAATCGAAAGATCTACGGAACCGGCCTCGGCCTTTTCTTAGTCAAGCATTTGGTTGAAGTAGTTCATCAAGGCAAAATCTGGGCTGAGAGTGAAGGCGAAGGTAAGGGGTCTACTTTCACGATGCGCATCCCCAAGAAACTCGACCCATCAGAAGTAGATAACGATAGCGCAAGAGCCGTTTCAATGTAAGTTCTAAATAAAAAGGGCACGGCTATAGCCGTGCCCTTTTATTATATTTGTGCCTTAGCTTAACTTGTCCTTTGTCTAATCCCTGCTATTCTTTTGTCTCTTCGGGTTCGTTTGGTTCGGGGTGACATTCTATTTTTACTTTTTCTATGCGGCGGCCGTCTGTTTGAGTGACCGTGAACCTTGGGCCTTCATATTGTATTGATTCGCCTGCTTCAGGCTGGTGGCCTAAGTAGCCAAATACAAAACCACCGATAGTATCGAATTCTTCTGAGTCTAGACGAAGACCAAGGCGTTCGTTTATTTCATCCAGATGCATTCGACCATCCACAATGTAGACATTCTCGCAGACTGTTTGGAACATCTGCTGTTCTTCGTCGTATTCATCCATGATGTCGCCGACGAGTTCTTCCACCAGGTCCTCGATAGTGACTAATCCTGCTGTTCCACCGTATTCATCTCGAACGACGGCAATGTGATTGCGGTTAACGCGCATCTCGCGAAGCAGCGCGACTACCGACTTATTCTCGGGGATGAAGTACACTGGGCGCATAACTTCCTTAATAGTAAATAACGTTAGAGAGCCGTTTAGTTTCGCTAGCACGTCTTTAGCGTAGACAATTCCCACGACCTGATCGATTGTTTCTTCGAAGACCGGTATGCGCGAAAAACCGGTTTCAGCGATGAGACTGACAACATCTTTGGTGCTTTCAGTAATATCAACAGCTTTTATATCGGTTCGAGGGGTCATCACTTCACGGGCGATTGTATCAGTGAACTCAAATACCGATTTAATAATCTCGGTTTCTTCTTCTTCGAGTACCCCATGTTCTTCACTTGTTTCTACGATGACCTTTAATTCTTCTTCAGATATCACAGGAGCCGCGAAATGAGCATGACCGCCAAAACGACGTACGACTAAGTTACTGACGCCTGTGACCAGAACTACAAGTGGATGCATTAGACGAGCTAAGAAGTCCATAAAGGGGGCAACTCGCAGCGACCATATTTCCGGATGCTGCATGCCCAAGCTTTTTGGAACTACTTCACCAAAAGTAATCAAGAAGAAAATAGCGACCAGTGTGATGATTACGACTGAATATGGCTCGGGATTCGAAATATGAAGTAGGTTATAAATGGGCATTGCCCATAGAGTAAATGGGTGAGCAAACTGAGTTGCTGCTTCAACTGATGCAAAAGCGCTGGCAAACTCGACACCGATTTGGATCGTGGCAAGGTAGCGAGGCGGGTTACTGAGTAAGCGTTCGAGACGTTTGCTATTACGCCGGTCTTCCTCGATTAGCTGACGCACACGGCTTCGCCTGAGTGATACAAGTGAAGTTTCGGATATTGAGAAGAACGCTTTCACTAAAATCAGGGCAACGACTAAAATAAGTCTTCCCCAAGGAATCTCGCCATTAGATGTTCCTTCTGGCGCGTTTCCTTGTGCCCATATAAGGTTAGCTCCGAACCAAAGCAGAGCAATCGTTACCAGAAAGGTAAGCCATGATATATTTTGTTTCTTAGCCCGTTTTGCGGGCTTGGTACGTAAAGGGGGTTCAGGTATATCAGTGCTCACTGTCTTTTCCTGCCTTCTAGAATTGATCCAATCGTGAGGGAGCCATTAGGCTTTGTATCGTTTAACATAAAGTGGTATATCATCTTGTTATTGGTCCCGGAGAGGTAAAGAAATACATGAGTCCGGCGATCAGGATGCCCAACACCGCTCCAAAGGTTACTTCTTGGAGGGAGTGTATTCCTGCTTCGACTCGGCTCTGTGCAATTAATGCGGCCAAGATAACCGCTAATATCGCCGTCAAAAAAGTTGGGGAGATGACGATAATGGTAAACGCGAGGAAGAAGCCGACTGCGCTGTGCCCGCTAATCAAGCCACCCTTCCATATTGTCCCACGGCCCCCTAAAACTTTGCCGATTACCATGGTAATGAATATAATTACGCCACAAACGATGAGGGTTGTTGTCGTCCACCCCGCATCAGGTTTGCGGTTGAGCTTAATCGCCAGCAATTCAAGGTTGCGCTGTCTTAAAAATAGAATAGCCCCTACAATAATTGCATTCATCGTGGCTATCAAAACCGCGCCTGCAGCAATATCCTTGGCAAATTTAGCCTGTGGGCTATATTGCTGCGTGACCATATCCACCAACGCTTCTATGGCCGAGTTGATCATTTCCGTTACGAGCACCAGTGATATGGTGAATAACAGAATCAGCATCTGACTAGTATCGAGGCGGAAGATCAATCCTAGCACGAGCACTGCGATAACGGTGAAAAAATGAAATCGCATGTGCTTTTGTGTGCGGAAGACCCGCATAACACCTTCAAACGCATATTGAAAACTATCTATTGGTCTTTTCGTTCTCATATTATGATTCCGCTAGGGTCCCCCAATCATCTTCCATTTTATATCCTAGCTCTGCGGCTACGCTGCGAGCTTTAGCGATCATTTCGTCGTAGCCCTCTTCAGTTTCGTCATTATATCCTAATAGGTGAAGACAGCCATGCAAGGCAAGAAAGACGGTTTCTGCTACCAACTCAATTTCTCTTTGCTGCGCCTGACGCTCTGCAGTATCTATCGAGATCACAATATCTCCCAGCACATCGGGATCGTTGAACGGAAAGGACAGCACATCTGTTGGCACATCAAAACCCCGATAAGTGCGGTTCAACTCGCGAATAAACTCATCGTCGCTAAGGACGATGCTTACTTCCGCTGGAGATTTTTGTTCGTGTTGGAGTAGCAAGCGGATCGCTTTAGCGATGGACTGCGACGCTACCCGGCGGGCTGACCGATTGGAGATCATTATTTCGGTCCGCCTTTTGGGAACCGTCATTAGTTGTCACCTCAGGATAATCAATTCGCTGGTGGCGGGATGCAGTTAAAGTTTGCACGAATGCTTTTATAATTCGTTTCAAGTCGCCAAAGGTTAGATCGCACTCATCGAGTTGGTTATCAGTGCGGCGATCCTCTACCAATTGCGTGATAAAATGTTCGAGCCGAGAAGGCGAAGTGCGGTCAAGTGTTCGAGTAGCAGCTTCTATTGCATCGGATAACATTACCAACGCGGCTTCTTTCGATCTTGGCTGCGGGCCTGGGTAGCGGTAATGTTGTTCGAGCATCGGATCGTGCTCCTCGCATTCTGCTTTGGCCTGATAATAGAAATACGTAATCAAACTTGTCCCGTGATGCTGACCTATGGCATCTATTACCGGCTGTGGTAAATTGTGCTCAATTGCCATCTCCACGCCATCTCGCACATGGGCCGAAATAATAGTGGCTGAAAGGGAAGGAGAG includes:
- the ybeY gene encoding rRNA maturation RNase YbeY, producing MISNRSARRVASQSIAKAIRLLLQHEQKSPAEVSIVLSDDEFIRELNRTYRGFDVPTDVLSFPFNDPDVLGDIVISIDTAERQAQQREIELVAETVFLALHGCLHLLGYNDETEEGYDEMIAKARSVAAELGYKMEDDWGTLAES
- a CDS encoding diacylglycerol kinase, giving the protein MRTKRPIDSFQYAFEGVMRVFRTQKHMRFHFFTVIAVLVLGLIFRLDTSQMLILLFTISLVLVTEMINSAIEALVDMVTQQYSPQAKFAKDIAAGAVLIATMNAIIVGAILFLRQRNLELLAIKLNRKPDAGWTTTTLIVCGVIIFITMVIGKVLGGRGTIWKGGLISGHSAVGFFLAFTIIVISPTFLTAILAVILAALIAQSRVEAGIHSLQEVTFGAVLGILIAGLMYFFTSPGPITR
- a CDS encoding hemolysin family protein, which encodes MSTDIPEPPLRTKPAKRAKKQNISWLTFLVTIALLWFGANLIWAQGNAPEGTSNGEIPWGRLILVVALILVKAFFSISETSLVSLRRSRVRQLIEEDRRNSKRLERLLSNPPRYLATIQIGVEFASAFASVEAATQFAHPFTLWAMPIYNLLHISNPEPYSVVIITLVAIFFLITFGEVVPKSLGMQHPEIWSLRVAPFMDFLARLMHPLVVLVTGVSNLVVRRFGGHAHFAAPVISEEELKVIVETSEEHGVLEEEETEIIKSVFEFTDTIAREVMTPRTDIKAVDITESTKDVVSLIAETGFSRIPVFEETIDQVVGIVYAKDVLAKLNGSLTLFTIKEVMRPVYFIPENKSVVALLREMRVNRNHIAVVRDEYGGTAGLVTIEDLVEELVGDIMDEYDEEQQMFQTVCENVYIVDGRMHLDEINERLGLRLDSEEFDTIGGFVFGYLGHQPEAGESIQYEGPRFTVTQTDGRRIEKVKIECHPEPNEPEETKE